The region CCTGATATGATTTTTCTGGACATCAATATGCCGATCAAGAACGGATTTGACTGCCTTGCGGAAATCCGCAGAAGGGAGGATGCCCTGAAAGAAGTGAGGATCATTATGCTCTCCACAAGCAAAAGCCCCGATAATATCGAGCTCTGCCATAAGCTCGGCGCTGATTTCTATGCCGTCAAGCCAAGCAGCTTTCAGGGGCTCAAGGACCTTTTGCAGAAAGTATTTGAGATGGACTGGGGAAGCGTGCAGAAAAGCGGCAGCAGATTTCTGCTTGTCTGATATATCAGATAAGGTGCTGTCTGCAGCAAATCATAAATCAATCCATTTTTCGGCAGGTCTTCTACTAGCCGGCTAATGACCTGTTTCTTGAATGCTATTTTCTTCTGCTGGCATAGCTTGTTCTGCTGAAGGATTCTCCTGGGATGCTGCAGAATTCAGTTGCGGCGTTTTTTTCATGAGAAGATAAAAATCCCTCAGGTGCCACCACGCGGGGCATCTCTCCACAGGTCCGCTGAAGTTTCTGATGGTCAAATAGCAGCTCCTTAGGAATACCTGGGTATCGGTGATATTGGCCCACTCGGTAAGTCTTACTTCTTTCGGAGGCGGATTATGCTCAAAATATCTTTTTATCTCTTCAGGGTTCATAGGGCAAAATTAGGCAAAAAGTGATGTCCTGTCAAGGGATGCGGGGGAGCGGAGGCGGGTTTTTGAAGGTGTCGCTTCGCGTTTTTTTCAAGGGGTCTGGCGCACAGAGGACTGGCTGTCTGTTTATTTATTTATTTATTTATTTATTGAAGCGTTTATATGATGTTATTTTTTAGGGCTGGTTTTTAGGTTTAGTTTTTAGAGTTGGTTT is a window of Flavobacterium crocinum DNA encoding:
- a CDS encoding response regulator, with product MAHQNTPKIIYHADDDEDDRLLFLDALEDLSLPAVVQGARDGQELLHTLDKNKGRLPDMIFLDINMPIKNGFDCLAEIRRREDALKEVRIIMLSTSKSPDNIELCHKLGADFYAVKPSSFQGLKDLLQKVFEMDWGSVQKSGSRFLLV
- a CDS encoding DUF6965 family protein; its protein translation is MNPEEIKRYFEHNPPPKEVRLTEWANITDTQVFLRSCYLTIRNFSGPVERCPAWWHLRDFYLLMKKTPQLNSAASQENPSAEQAMPAEENSIQETGH